The Acinonyx jubatus isolate Ajub_Pintada_27869175 chromosome A2, VMU_Ajub_asm_v1.0, whole genome shotgun sequence genomic sequence GAGTAAGCTTCCTCTGGAGTCAAGGGTCAGAGATCAGGTTTACTCTGGGGACAGGGGTCAGTCTGGGGTTCAAGGCTCAGTGAAAGTCAGGGGTCATTCAGGGTCGGCTGTCAACCCTGGGCTCAGATCCAGGACAGGGTCTCCGATGGGGTCTGCCCTTGTCCACCCTGCTCTGCACTCTTGGGCTGGGGGATCTGCTCCAGACTTGGGGAGGGTCCTGCCAAGGCCAAGCTCAGACTTGGCTCCTAGCCTGTGTCTGTCACCCCTGGTCCAGCACCTGCTGCCTGCTGCTGGCCGACCCCTGGCCCGCAGGGCGAGTCCCCACGGCTTGGGGTCAGTGTCCGACACCCTTGCACCTTCAGAGGCCGCAGTGCCAGAGAAGAAGCTAAAACCGCGTGGCGGAAGTGTCTCACTAAATAACCAATGGGACCGAATGTACCTGCCGCTCCGGCTCTGGTGGTCTTCTGAGGCCCCACTCCTCCCCGCGCGGCAGGTGCAAAGAGTGGAGCCAGCAGAAGAGCCCCCCAGGTCCCAGGAAGACGCCCCGCCTTGACGGCTGACGCGGGCCCAGCTCCCACCTGTCCTTGTTTCCCAGGCGGGCGACTGAGGCCGGGGTCAGGCCGGGTCTCAAGCTGCACAGCAAGTCGTCAACCAGGAGCCCGAGACTCCAACCTGGCCGCTGGCCGCGTCCAGCATGTGTGGTGGCCTGCTGGGCAATCGAGGTAccgggaggggccgggaggggcCTGGGCCGTGGGTCTGGACCCCCCGACCTGGCACAGGCTAGGGACCCGCTGCGGTGACCCCCGTGTGCGAACACGAGTGCATGTGCACGTTCTGTGTGCCTCCCACACGTGAGCGTCTGCACTGTGTACCGGACCTGCCTGTGAGCACAGGAAGCCCCTCCCGCGCTCGCCCGCGTGCACACAGGGGGCCCCCCTTTCATCCCGGGCTGACGGCCCCTCTCCTGGCTTTTAGCCGCTGAGAACTTCCTGCTAACAGTGCATTAACCTCAGCGGGCGGGGGCTGCCGGTTACTCGGCACTAacgctgggggggcgggggggtcgcGGAGACCGCTGCTGACAGGCACGAGGGCCGGGAAGCGGGCAGCGCACCCACCCTGCCCGGACTGGGGTGGGCGCGCGGCGGCCGGGCTTGGGGCGGGGGACGGGGGACAGGCAGTGTGTTCCCAGCTCCGGATGGCAGAGCGCGGGGTCTCTCCTGACCTCATTAGAGTAATTAACGTGCCTTTTGAAGCTCGAAAAATCGCTCAGAGCTGTGGGAAGGGGGTGCAGATCACAGGGCGGGAGAGCCGGGGACGGTGTCTGCGTGCCTGTTAAAAGCGTGTCCCAGTGGGTCTGACGCAGGGAGACAGACGGAAACCAAGACCAAGTGAAAGAGACCACGCAGATGGAGAGAAACACAAAGGAGGttcagagtcagagaaagaaacgcaaggacaaaaacagagagacagagacgaggGGAGAGACCCACGGTGGGGGGACACGTGGAGAAAGAGCCAGAGCCAGAAGGGCAGGGCGTGGGGGACATCTCTGGGGCCTGGCCTCATTTTTGCCACCTTCCCCAGAGGACCTGCTGGGCCCTCAGTGCGGGACCCTCCCAAAGAACAACATGGGAGGAGCAGtcagggaggacttcctggaggcaGCAACTGGTCAGCACAGGAGAAGGGTGAAACGTGAGATTTGGAGTGTGGGAAGGCCAAGAGAGATGCCTAGGGAAGCAGACCAGGGACCTGAGCAGAACACCCCAGCTGGAGAGAAGGCTGGCCAGCTGACATGATGGAAATGGCTTCTCTACGCCCTGGCAGCAGGCAGGGATGCAGGCTTGGCGTGGTAGGGCGGGCCAGCTGGCCTGAGCGGTGGACGGGCCCAAGAGCCGACAGATCCCTAGTAAGCAGCAGGCTCAGTCCACGCCACCATGGACACGGGGACAAGGCAGGGCTCAGGATGAAGCAGGGGACACGGAGAACCCACCGGTACAACAGCTTGGttccacctccctcccacccaaccCTCTGCGGGCCAGCAGGGGACGCCGGACGGCACGAGGCTGCCACCTGGTGGCGGCTCCTCACAACGACACGGCTGTGGCAGGTCTGGCCAATGGGCAGCccccgggcggggcgggggagacCTCAGGCTGGGCAGCCActggccagcccctcccctctgacTCTCCACCACCAAACTGAAGAGGGTCGGGGTGTCAGGCCACAACTGGAATCCACCCAGAAAGAGCAGCTCTCGAGGAAAGACAAGGCCCAAAGCGAAACCCACCAAACTCCTCGCCGGGGGTGGGAACTCGGGTGCGTCAGAGCCTCCACAGGAGCCTGACGGCGGAAAGGGCACGGGAGGCACAGGGGTCCTGAGACTGCAGGATGCTCCGGCCCCATTCGCTACTGACGGCACTCCTTGGGAAACACCCCCGGAGGTGCTGGTGCCGTGAGCAGGGTCAGGTGGGGACACCAGAGGACGTGGCACTTGCAGGGCTCCGGGTTTAAGGTGGCACAGAGCAGGGAGCCCGAGCAAGGACTGTGACACGGGAACAGGAGTTCTCTCTGGGCCTTTACCCCAGCAGGTGAGCGCACGTCTCCCCCTTCTCTCCGTCTGCCTCGTAGGATTCCTCACTGGGCCTTCGGGCAGCTGGGGGCAAGTTCCAGAGAAGCCCAGCTTGGTCACAGGTGGGAGGTCGGAGACCCGGACGGAGCCCCGCTCTGTTGCCCACCCACCGCTTACGAATTAGCACCCAGGGTCGGGCCCCACGCACAGATGAGCGCCGGCCACAGAACCACCGCTGCCTTTACTGTCTCCAGCCCGGTGGGAAGATGCTTCCAGACAGGCCGCTCAGGCCgcccggccccccccccacccccccaccccccggcaggCTGCAGCTGGGGGCTGCCTCACCCCACAGAGGAGGGCGAACGGCACAAGTCACGGCCCCACCAGTCTCAAGGTCCTGTGTAAGGCCTCCAGGGCCTCTCTGCTTCCCACCCAGCATCCTCGACAGTCCTGTCTGGGCGAAGGGCCAAGGCGGCCTCGGGCAGAGTAGGCGAGCTAGGCAGGACCCACGCGAGTTCGCGGAGTCTGCGTCACAGCCGGCAGGCGGTCAGTGGGGCACGCCAGGCGCTGGGGAGCCAGTTCCGTCTCTTGTCCTCTCCACGGAGCTCCTGGCAACGCTGCCTCCCTGACCTGAGCATCTGGAAGGTGAAGGGGACAGGGTGAGACCCCACCTGCCTGGGGTGATGAGCAGAGGCCTCAgctgtctggcccctccactcTGCTCCACCAAGAGCTACCTCCTCCAGCCTGTTGGGTGCTGCTGTCCTGCCcatgggagggggggagggagggaggggtcccCCACCCAGAGGAGTTCCCGGATCACACCAGTACCTCCCTCTGGGGCCTGGAAAACCAGAACCGTGCCCTGGTCTCTCGGCCTCTGTGTCTGTGGCCTGCACCCCCCACACACTGGGGTTGGACAGGCCCTCACGCCTGCTCAGGCACTGTTGCTACTGTGTGTCCAGGCCCCCCATCGTCTTGCGACCCACCCCGTCGGTAGCACCCTGGAGTTCATTCTCCACCCGACACACATCGCGGCCTTCGTGGTCAGGCCAAGGCCAAGAGCCAGCGCCCACCGATTCAAGCGCTGCAGCCTCTTCCCACCTTAAAGAAACGGCTAATGGGAGCTGGGAGTAGGTGTGCCCGGCCCCGGCCACACGACCTGAAACCAGAAGGCCAGCACCGGGATCGCATGGACCTCACAGGCTGGCAGCCCCCCTGGCTCTCCGACCGGGGCCCCTGCAGGCTCAGGGGAGGGCTGAGCTACCATCTCGGATGCCTCGTCTCAAAGACGATCTCCTCGTCGCTGTCCAGCGAAGCCATCTCCGTGGGGTCCTCGGTGTTGGCCAGAAGGCCGTACCTCTTCCGCTGTGGCTTCTTCAACCTGGAAGCAGACCCAGGCACGCTCAGCGGCCATCCTGGGCGTGGCTGACGCCCTACCCTGCCGCGGTCCGGAGTCCTCCTCGGCCAGACCCTCAATGCCCTGCTGTGAAACCTCCCGGCCTAAAGTGTGTGTCTCTTTCGCCTCGTAACCACCACCTACGTGAGCGACAGAAAACGGGACCCTCCCTGGGCAGCTCCCACGGCTGAGGCCCAGGGGCCAGGGACCCCGGGGGCAGGGCGGGACGtctcagagaacagagaagagtGTGAGAACGCGGCCTCGCACCGACGAGACTTGAGGGTCGGCCAGAGACGCCATCAGAGCTGTCTCGGGCAGAAGGCCCGCTCCTgacccccccagccccgccgcgggagagggaggggagcctTCCGCCGCGGACGCGTCCAGGGCCACGTACTCAGCGCAGTCACTGGAGGGCTGGCTGGGGCTCTCCGCGCACGGTCGGCTGTGCTGACAAAGGCCTCTGGAGGGGCAGCCCCGGAAGGGAGGCCGCACGGGGAAGCCCCtggcgcggggggcgcggggggcgcggggagggAGACGGCCCTCCACTCTCCGGCGGCAGAACAGAGAAACCGCACGCGGCCAGCCCCACGACGACACAGCCGAGGCCTGCGCGGCcggccgggggggaggggggggcaagGACGCAAGGGGACAGACAAGGCCGCGGCCGGGGTCGCAAGCCCCGCTCGGGCGCCGAGGGACGCCCTCAACCTTGCGGCGCAGCAGCGCCCCCGCGTCCGGAGGCGGCGGGCTTGACGTCACCGCCGGGCCCCACCCACCCCGGCCACGTGACGGCCGCGCACCACGCCGGCGGCTCCGCCCCGTGGGGGCGGGGCTTCGCGGCCAACACGTGAGGCGCGAGGCGCACGCCGACTGGCCGCGCCGGGCGGCGTGCGCCTGACGCACCTGAACGCCCGGATGAGGAAGTAGAGCGCGGCCAGGCCGCTGAGGCCCGTGAGCACGTAGAAGGAGCGCAGCAGCGGCGAGCCCGGCGAGTCCAGCGGTCGCGAGTGCGTGCTGTTGTGCGGCGGGCCCGGCTGGCTCCCGTTCGTCACGGCGGGCGGTGGCGACAGCGTGGCCTGCACCGGGCGCGGCGACGGGGGCGCGGCCCCCTCGGCCCCGCACAGCAGCGCCGAGAGCAGCAGCGCCCGCAGCAGCAgcggcaggggcaggggcggcggcggcggcggcggcggcggctgcagcAGCACGCGCGGCCCCATGGCCCGGCGGAAGCGGTGGCTGCGCCCCGCCCGCGCGAGCGATTGTCACTCACCGGCGTGGGGGCGGCCCCAGCCAATGGCTCGCGGGGGTGGGGCCTAGTTCTCGCgagcgccccgcccccacctcgcCTAACCCCGGCGGTCGTGGGCGTGGCCCACGGTGCCCAGCCCGGGCTGCGCGCGCACCTCCGGCTGCAGGCCCCGCCCCGGAGCCCACACCTCCTCCCGGGGGCAGCTTTCCCGAAGGCACGCTGGTGTCAAGGACCCTCGTGGGGGACGAAGCCGCGCTACGCAGGGCGGCCTGGCCCAGTGCTCTCCAGGCCCTCAGTCCCAGCCAGGGCCCCAGGAACTCCAGGGGCTCTCACTCTGGGAGGCACCAGAGGCTCCCACCGGTGCGAGAACCGTGGGCACTTAGGCCGCCCCGCCgccatcctcccacccccccacccccactactGGCAGTGGAGGGGAGCCACCGAGGGCCGAAGGCAGTGGAACCAAGGGTCAACCCTAGTGCTCTGCATCCCTAGAGGGGGGCGGAAGGCAAGCAGCTCAGGAAGCTCGCCCTACAAGCAGCACAGGTGGGAGGCTCTGGGGGCCACTGCGCCAAGACCCTGGGGGAGAGGTGCCTGCCTCCGATGAGGGAGCCTGTGCCCCTCAGAACCTGAGAGAACTGCCCAAGGGGACAACAGAGAACCGGGTGGTCTTCCCGGCTTGGGGCCAGCTTGTGCCCTGAACAAGTGGGCAAAGAGGCTTTTCTCCAGCAGACTCCCCCGAACCCCTTTCCCACCCAAGCTCCCTGGCCGCGTCCCAAGCCAGACTCAGATTTGTGTGGACACACCAGCCCTTTATTCAAATCCGACTTCCGTGTCCTGCTCCTGTTGAGGGGGGCGTCCTGGCTGCGGTGCGGTGCCTGCCGCCACACACCTGTCCTCCAAGAGCAATTCGAGTCGCTGCACCTCAGCCTCCCCAGTGACGCGCCTGCTGGAACAAACGGGAGCAAAGCGCTGCTGCCGGAGAATGCTGCCCACCCCGGCCCCCACTGGGGTTACAGGAGGGCAGACCAGGGGAACCCACCAGCGGGGTCAGGCGGCAGGGCCAGAGCGCCTCCCATCACCCACCCCAAGAACCACTTACAGGGGACACGGTACGAAGACCGGTGGCTGTGCCTCTGGCTCTTGCTTCCAGATAAAGTCCCTTCTGGGACAGTGAGTCCCGGTCATCGCTGCTGTCTGGCCACACCTCCAAGTCACGCTGGCTTCCCTTCAACCTGCCAAAGCAAAGAAGCGTTACGCCCAGTGTCCTGGCCACAGGTcacatctgcccctccccacctcccctgaaACCATCCACAGCTCCTAGGAGGGTCTCAAACTAGTCATCGGGCCGTCCCGGCAGAGGCCCCGTCACAGGCTGGCGTGCCCAGGGTGGGCCTGCGCCTTGCGGATGGGCCAGGCCACGTCCCACCCTTGAGCAGAGCCAGCTGCCCAATTGGGATGGAGCTTAGAGGACCGTGTGGGCTCTGGGAAAAACTCATGGCAGCAACAGACATCGGAGAAAGCTAGTTGGGAGCTTGAGGGACGGAGGTCTGGAAAAGACTGTCAATTGATGAACAAAAATCCCAAAAGGCAGGGCGTTCGGTGGTCTCCAATCCTGCTTACGGATCAAACCTACTCCTGTGGCGTGACCGCCCAGGCTGCTCGCCGGGCTGCAGGCGGGGAAGGGCTAACGGCCCAGATCTGACTCTGGTTCGAGCtcgattaaaaaaattaaaattaaaaaaaaaaaaaaaaaaaagtaaagaaaaatggaaaaggataaACAGCCAAAGGAACATTCCCCAGGTACAGAACTTTACTCTCAAATGAGCTCTCGACAAGAGGAGGGATGCGGACACGAGCAAAAGGAGTTACCTCGAATTACAGGGCTATTTCCACATATGAGCTAGCCAAGGGAGCAGCTTGCGTCTCAGAGGGTTCTGTTGGGCGCACAACACTTCTGTCCTCCGAGGGGCTGCAGCTTCCATAGGCTAGCGGTGAGAGCTCAGAACTCGTGAAGCGACAGCAGAGCTAGCTAACGAGCCGGTCGGTCCGTGGTCGCCCAGGGACGCTGCCTGCCGTCCGCTGTCTGGCCTGCTCCTCAGCTAAGGCGGTCCGGGTCAGCGTCACGTGCCCGGGCGTCCACCGTCCCCCGCTAAGCTGCCCACCCTGTCGCCCACCTTCTCACCTCACCGGGGCCGATGGCGGTCGGCTGTCAGGAGGGGCCCGGCCAGCGTCTGTCTATTCTGCCTTCCCTGTCTAGCTTTCTGCGAGTCTCCGGCGGGACCGGCAGACCTACTTCTCGAACTGCCCTTTCCGCTCAGTTCTGACCGCCTCGAACCCGAGAGCAGGGAGTGTGTTGTGCAATGAAAGGGAAATTGTCAGAGCAAGGTTCGTTTCAGACGGTCTTTTAATCGGCTTCGTGAAGCCAAAGAAAACTGCGTACAAGAATTCCTTAACCGCTTCAGATACAACATCAATGGGTTATGCATACGTCTTCCGgtaaaaaaagacaatataaataaacattttcaagaacCTCTCGAAGGGACATCTGCAACTCTTGCTGTGCGTCATACACAGCACGGAAGGGCCGAACAGGCCAGGCCCGGGGCGGCCGGGGTACCTCTGCCACAGCCCCGGCATGGGTCCTACCACGCTACACGCAGAAACAGCACACAGAGCTGGAAAAAAGCCACAGCTTGCTGAGCTTCCGGCAAAAAGCGGATTCAGAGTCCATTGAATCTTAAAGAGAAGTGAACCGGGGCACCCGACCTCACGGGCCgaccccactaaaaagagaaacaaaaaaaggcaacacaaccaaaaccaaaacccacacAACCCCCAAAGATTTCCTAAAAAACTTATGGCtcagggtaaaaagaaaaaaaaaactaaaatctgaagtgcttttcagaacatttttaaaaccctTAAAAACTGACAACGCTTCCTTAAGAAAAGTAGTCTAGGAACGAAGCCATCTGGGGGTCAGAAGCAGTCAGGCTGTGTTTGACAAGATCAAAACGGATAGGACTACAAAAGTGGGGTACAAGGAGGTGTGTTCACTACACATGAACGATTCAGCGAAGCTCCCAAAATCTTTAAATATACAGCCATTGGAAGGACGATCTTGAGCAGGAAGGATTTTTACTCGTTGTGTGTAGCTGAGAACAAGAAGCAGGGACATGTAAAGGCACTGAAGCACGCGACAAGACGCAGCATCCGCTCCCGGGTCCAGACCTGGAGGGCGCGGCCCCgcagcctcaggagaaaccaccccccccaccagctgAGGGCGGGGCGGCAGGCAGGGCGCACATGCACTTCTGCTGCCTGCGCAGTGGGGAGGGGCCctcactctccctttccttcttggtCACTCTGGTTCTGCCTTTATGTTTTGTGCTAGAAACGGCTGCTGGCACAGAGACCGAGAGGGCCGTATCGCCCCTTCGAGGCAAGCACGGTGACAGAGTCTGAGTGTCGCTCGCAGAGGGCGCCAAGGCTTACTGAGCTCCCAGTGCAGGCCCCGGCGGCGAGGTGCCCTCGGAGCGTGACTTACCGTAACTGTCGTAGCTGTCTCTGTAGGACCCGCCTGAGCTCCGGTCGCCATAGCCGCCACCTTGACTCCGGCTGCAAGGAAGACACTTGAGGCTACTTAGGCCCGCGACAGCAGGACAGCAGCAGAGTGGCCCGGCCTCAGGCACTGGCACCCGCACGCCCTCACCTGCTGTAGTAGTCTCTGGAGCCTCCATAACCCCCACTCCTGGACTCAAACCGGCTCCCTCCATAGCCTCGATCCCCTCCTCCTGCAgacagggacaggaagagagcGTCAGCGCCCGCCGGCAGTGTCCCCACCGTGTTCCCAggggccccaggccctgagcatAGCACTTACCTCTGGAGAACCCACGGCCCCGGCCTCGGCCCCCTCGGAAGAAGCCCCGGCCGCCAGCAGAGCCACCTCGATAGCCTCGGGATCGGTTGTCGGACGACTTGCCGGCCTGGTCGACTCGGATCTGCCGCCCGTCCACAGACTGGAAACCGGAGACCTGCGCAGGTTAGTCTGTGCTCCCCCATCCTCGGAAGCGGGGTTCCCTCGGAGCAAGCAAGGGGTTCTGCACCTTCCGCGACCCCGAGCGGCCGCCCTCACCTTCCCGTTCATGGCCATCATGGCGTCCTTGGCGTCGTCGATGTTCTCAAACGTGACAAACCCGAAGCCTCGCGACCGCTGGGTCTCCCGGTCTTTCACGACCACCACTGCACAGGAGAGACGTGGAGTCTGCGCCCAGCCCTCCCCGCAAGCAGCCCCGCTCCGCCGCCGGCAGCACCTGCCGCACCTTCCGCGATCTGTCCGTACTTTGAGAAGACCTGCTCCAGCGACTGCTCGTTGGTGTCGAAACTCAGCCCTCCGACGAAAAGCTTGCCTTCGTCTGATGCCATGGCGGCCTGCGGCAAACGCTGTTGAATTCCTCACGAGGCCCTCCGGGGCCTCGCCGCTCCCCCCTCCTCGTGCACACGCCACAGGGGCTTGCGGGGTAAGCCCTGGAGGGCGCCCCCTCTAACCCACCCCCACGACTTCTGAATCCCCAGCGCGCCCTTCGTTCCTGgacccccggcccctcctccgtGCACAGCCCAGCTCCGCCCGCAGACCGCGGGGCTCCACGGTTTCACCCGGCCGCCGGCCTCAGGGGACGCTTAAGGCTGGACACTGAAGGCAGGCGTCGGGCTCCGCCGGCACCGGCCAGGCGCACCTCGGGATTTCCGCTTTGTACGAGGGGTCAGACTGACTCCCACCCTGAGCGCcgggtggggagtggcagagtgCTTGGTCCACTGTAGGGCACCCGAGAGGGGTGGGGGACTGGGCACTGAGCGCGGGCAGAGGCTCCGACGTGGAGCCTGACGTGTGGGGCCGAGGCCAGCTTGGACCGACTAGACGGGCTGGGGGAGCCCCGCCCAAGGGCTCCGGAGACACAGGCCAGAGAGAGACGCGGAACTGTGTCCCGCTCGCGCTCCTCCAGCGGGAAATCGGGAGCGGCGGCCCTGGCCACGCAACGTGGCCCCGCCCACTGCCGCGCGCATGCGCCCCGCGCACGCCCTGCGCCACTTCATCCGGGCACCCAGCACTCCCGCCATTTCGCTGGGCGCTGCTGTGCGCCCGCGGCCGCCATTTTGCGGTGGCGTCCCGCTCGCGGAGGGCCTGGCCCGAGGGAAAGACGCCCTCCGGCCGCAGCTTGGCCCGGTGTCCCGCTGCCCATCGCCGCCGGCGGGGCGGACTCCACCCCGGGCCCGCCCCGGCGACGCCCCCGCCCAGGGGCGTGACGCCGCCGCCCCGCCTCCTCCGGCCGGCCGCAGGCCGCTCGCCGCCCCGGGCTCGCGGAGCCGGTGCCGCCAGGGCCCTCACCACTGAGCCGGGAAGGTCCCTGACGCAGGCGGGAACAAGGCGCAGCACACCGAGCCAAGCCTCCTAACGCTCGAGTGAGGGGGGGGCGCCGAGCGACCGGCCTTAAGTACGCCGCCGCGGGACCCCGCCCCCTGCACCGCGCCAGCCAATCCGAGGGCTCGGGGGCCGCAGCCGCACCTCATATTCATGAGATGGGGGCCGGGCCTCTCCTGGCTCCGCCCCCTCCCGGGCGCGCGGATGCCGGGCGGTGTAATTGGTGGGAACGCGCCCCGGCCGCAGTCCCTCGCCCgagagcggggggcggggccggcgcgcGAGGGGGCGGGGCTGACCCACTTCTGCTTgcccgcccccatccccacctcctggCCAGAGGCCGGGAACAAAAGGGCCTCTGGAGGCCAAGGGTCCAAACCTCCTGGGGATCCCCTGCTGTGCTCCAGCCAGCGCTGACGTGTCAGCCTTGCCAGGTCCCCATACCCACCGGAGCCCCAGCTGTCAGGACATCTGAACCCTGACGTCATTCTGATACACTTGCTCACACAACCCATACCCTGGTACTCCCAGGATCCCATGCTCCTGAATGAATACACCGCTTCACTTGGTCGGCCCCAAGGCCTACCCAAACCCCTGAGACTGAGGCAGTCTCACCTCATGGACCCCAATATTCCCCAAGATCCTAATTCCTCTTACTTCCCTACTTTGGGGCACCCCAACTTCACCCAGCCTAGTTTGCCTACAGACCTCCACCAGCACCCACACCTAACTTCCACCCCAACCTTGACTTTTCTGCTTGGCGTGGTGCCCGCACCCCTACACTCACCTTGACAGACACTTGTGCGTTCCAGCTCTAGACTGCAGGCTGACCCCAACCTGGGACCCAACCCCACCACTGTGGCCAGCACTGCACCCCGACATTCGTCTCAGCCCTCCAGTATGTGCTGCAGCCTCCTGCCAGGGCTTAGTTCTGCTACccctggtgggggcgggggagggggggcggcgagcaatgctctgctcctccccctgtgGCTTTTTCCTGTCTCTGTCCGGGGGTTCCAAGATCTCTGCTACAAGGCGAACCAGCTTGGCAGAGACCCTCACCCCCAGATTGCTCCTGGGGAGTCCCAAGTCCATTTTATGGGAACTGCCTTGTGACTGCCATTTGCTGCCTGCCCTGGTTTGGCTTATGTTGTCTCCTGGGGTCCTGGACCCCTCCATGGGGTGGAACAAACTGGTGAAGAACTCTGACTGCCCAAGTTCTGTTCTACAATGTTTCCAGAGGGTGGCCCCTATGCAGAAGAGTTGGGGGGATTTGGGAacagaggaccccccccccccacacacacactttcttgcCCACCCCAGAGaagttccagccccactccaGGCCTCAGACTTGCTCCCACCCTAAGGTGGGTCCAGCTGAGAAAGGAAGGGACACAGGCAAGGACACGGTCTCCCATGACAAGGTTGCTGGGACCCCTCCTCAGCTCAGGAACCCACTCTCCCAGAGCAGCTCGTGAGACATCGCCACCCCGTCTGCACCGCCCAGCCCCGCCCCATGCCACAGCCCTCCCATAGACCCCCCGTCAGACACAGCCTGCTGCGTCAGCCTCTCACGCAGGGTGGTTATTAAAAGGAGCAAAAAAAGACATCAGCTCTCAGCTCCCTCTGCCTTCCGCCGCccgtggaggggggtggggagctgggggcaggtATGCCCAGCCCAGGAACTTTGCCCCGCCGCCTTTCTGAGGCGCTCCCCTAGCAAAGTCAGGTCAGCGGCTCCTTGCTCCAGTCCAGGCCAAGGTGGCCTGGAATCATCCtctgcccccaggccccccacacCCACTGTTCTGTGGTAGTGACTCGGCCTTCTCCTGGTTCTGTGAAGTGCTctgttcgttcgttcattcattcattcattcattcattccgcCAGCACGCTATTATTAAGTGTTTACTACCAGTCCGTTGCCGGTTACCAGTCTCCACGTCTGCCCACGACTGTCCTGGGTTCCCATCACAGAATGGACCCATACCTGGGGACACCTGTCGCCAGGTGCGCCTGCTCTGGGCATTGTGTGCAAACTGTGAGCTTGCGTCTCAGGTGTGTGGCCTGTCTCCGTACCTGTGTTTCTGTGGTTTCCTGCATCTGCGTAGccgtggtgggggcggggggctcccaGGAGGTAGGGAAGACCTCATCGCTGCTGTGACCGCTGCGCCACGCTCTCCCCGCGGACGCGAGGGGGCGCTGCGGCCTCGCTGTCGCCCCAGCCGGGGGTTCCGGGTCCCGCCGCGGACTCCAGCGTTGGGGGGGCGGAGCCTTCGTCCCGCCCACGGGCCTGCCCCCGCGCCTCCGCCAGTGCGCCGGGGATGGGGTGGCGGTGGTGGCGGGGCTGGGAGGATGCGGCTCAAAATAGCCCGGGGCACGGGAGAGGCTGCTATTCGCGGCCCGGACGCGCAGTGCTCGCCGCCTGCCCGGCGGGACTGGGATTAGGCCGTGAGGCCCCCGTCGGCGCTTTTACAAATCGCCTCTCCCCGGGCGGCCGCCGTGCCTGCCTCCGAGaccactcccccccccgccccccagaggtCCAACACCTCCGGCGCTGAGAGCCCCACCCGCGGACGTCGCCCTGGAGACGAGGCGGGGTCACCTCGCTCCCGCGGCGCCCCCTCCGCCTTCCCGCCGGGCCGGCCGCTGGACGCCGGGTCCTCCCCCGACCCTGGTTAATGACCGGGCGGGAGGCGGTAATGAGCGTCTGGGTCCCGGACGGGCGTGGCCGGGATGAAAGGCGCGTGTGTGGGGGGACCCTCAGGCCGCGTAATTATCGCCCCCTCCCGGCCGGCCAGGCGGGGGCCGGGACCGTGCACCTGGAGG encodes the following:
- the CIRBP gene encoding cold-inducible RNA-binding protein isoform X3, which codes for MQETTETQAAMASDEGKLFVGGLSFDTNEQSLEQVFSKYGQIAEVVVVKDRETQRSRGFGFVTFENIDDAKDAMMAMNGKVSGFQSVDGRQIRVDQAGKSSDNRSRGYRGGSAGGRGFFRGGRGRGRGFSRGGGDRGYGGSRFESRSGGYGGSRDYYSSRSQGGGYGDRSSGGSYRDSYDSYATHNE
- the FAM174C gene encoding protein FAM174C isoform X1 — protein: MGPRVLLQPPPPPPPPPLPLPLLLRALLLSALLCGAEGAAPPSPRPVQATLSPPPAVTNGSQPGPPHNSTHSRPLDSPGSPLLRSFYVLTGLSGLAALYFLIRAFRLKKPQRKRYGLLANTEDPTEMASLDSDEEIVFETRHPRWWEEAAALESVGAGSWPWPDHEGRDVCRVENELQGATDGMLRSGRQRCQELRGEDKRRNWLPSAWRAPLTACRL
- the CIRBP gene encoding cold-inducible RNA-binding protein isoform X2 yields the protein MQETTETQAAMASDEGKLFVGGLSFDTNEQSLEQVFSKYGQIAEVVVVKDRETQRSRGFGFVTFENIDDAKDAMMAMNGKSVDGRQIRVDQAGKSSDNRSRGYRGGSAGGRGFFRGGRGRGRGFSRGGGDRGYGGSRFESRSGGYGGSRDYYSSRSQGGGYGDRSSGGSYRDSYDSYGKSRSEGTSPPGPALGAQ
- the CIRBP gene encoding cold-inducible RNA-binding protein isoform X1, giving the protein MQETTETQAAMASDEGKLFVGGLSFDTNEQSLEQVFSKYGQIAEVVVVKDRETQRSRGFGFVTFENIDDAKDAMMAMNGKVSGFQSVDGRQIRVDQAGKSSDNRSRGYRGGSAGGRGFFRGGRGRGRGFSRGGGDRGYGGSRFESRSGGYGGSRDYYSSRSQGGGYGDRSSGGSYRDSYDSYGKSRSEGTSPPGPALGAQ
- the FAM174C gene encoding protein FAM174C isoform X2; the encoded protein is MGPRVLLQPPPPPPPPPLPLPLLLRALLLSALLCGAEGAAPPSPRPVQATLSPPPAVTNGSQPGPPHNSTHSRPLDSPGSPLLRSFYVLTGLSGLAALYFLIRAFRLKKPQRKRYGLLANTEDPTEMASLDSDEEIVFETRHPR